One window of Methanospirillum lacunae genomic DNA carries:
- a CDS encoding DUF362 domain-containing protein, whose protein sequence is MTLEDVEKIPVGLVRCDEYDEDLIEQAVRDAINLAGGINRFLKPGMHVLVKPNLLMGADPSKAVCTHPAVLKAVCTVITGHGCTVTIADSPGAGIPYKPRNLIKAYDLAGYTELGTCPDVTLNKDTSSRTVSFPDGFFVRQFEIISPILDADAVVVVSKLKTHIYTGLTGATKNMFGAIPGLDKPPYHARMQDDLLFGKMLIDLNRCVKPILQVMDAIEIMEGDGPMAGTPAHLGAILASPDYIATDIVAARLIGFEPLSIGSIKAAKEKGLTDESRIDVKGATIQELTRPDIIKPQTQIPGGNSTWIRSLFRPVVYRLAGSYTLHPHLIRHKCTRCHKCERICPVSAVNLQDGYPIFDKNTCIRCYCCHEMCDSHAISLQPGLLYRILRPFIR, encoded by the coding sequence GGGATGCCATCAACCTGGCAGGTGGGATCAACAGATTCTTAAAACCAGGTATGCATGTCCTGGTAAAGCCCAACCTCCTTATGGGAGCTGATCCTTCAAAAGCAGTCTGTACCCACCCCGCAGTATTGAAGGCAGTCTGTACTGTTATTACCGGACATGGCTGCACCGTCACCATCGCTGACAGTCCAGGGGCCGGTATCCCATATAAACCCAGAAATCTTATCAAAGCCTATGATCTTGCAGGATACACTGAACTAGGTACCTGCCCTGATGTGACCTTAAACAAAGATACCTCTTCACGAACAGTTTCATTTCCAGATGGATTCTTTGTCAGGCAATTCGAGATCATCTCGCCAATCCTTGACGCCGATGCTGTCGTTGTCGTCTCAAAACTCAAGACCCATATCTACACTGGCTTGACCGGTGCAACAAAGAACATGTTCGGGGCAATCCCGGGCCTTGATAAGCCACCATATCATGCACGGATGCAGGATGATCTCCTCTTTGGAAAGATGCTCATTGACCTGAACCGTTGTGTAAAACCAATACTTCAGGTGATGGATGCCATAGAAATCATGGAAGGTGATGGTCCGATGGCAGGAACTCCTGCTCACCTGGGAGCTATTCTTGCAAGTCCTGATTACATAGCCACTGATATTGTTGCAGCAAGACTCATAGGATTTGAACCTCTCTCAATTGGGAGCATAAAAGCTGCAAAAGAGAAGGGCTTGACCGATGAGAGCCGTATAGATGTTAAAGGGGCAACGATTCAGGAACTAACCCGACCTGATATAATAAAACCTCAAACTCAAATACCAGGAGGTAACAGCACATGGATTCGAAGCCTGTTCCGTCCAGTAGTATATCGACTGGCGGGATCGTACACCCTGCATCCTCACCTTATCAGACATAAATGTACCAGATGCCATAAATGTGAGCGAATATGTCCGGTAAGTGCGGTGAATCTTCAAGATGGGTACCCAATATTTGACAAAAATACGTGTATCAGGTGTTATTGTTGTCATGAGATGTGTGATTCACATGCTATTAGCCTTCAACCAGGACTGCTCTACCGGATACTGAGGCCGTTTATCAGGTAA
- a CDS encoding DedA family protein: MLETFPGVIDLFIHLDKYLPAMVASYGNLIYGILFVIIFCETGLVVTPFLPGDSLLFISGTVAAVGGLNISLLLVLITSAAIIGDNVNYFIGRFVGQKILELNLPMIKKEHLDKTHEYFEKYGPLTIIVARFAPFVRTFTPFIAGMGAMEYKKFLPYDICGGILWVCTFTLAGYFLGTIPVIKENMSLVALIIIVISLGAVGSIVLEIIRFLKNCITCRGK; the protein is encoded by the coding sequence ATGTTGGAAACATTCCCTGGAGTTATCGATCTGTTCATTCATCTTGACAAATATCTTCCTGCGATGGTGGCTTCATACGGAAACCTCATCTACGGAATCCTGTTCGTAATAATCTTCTGCGAGACCGGGCTTGTAGTAACTCCATTTCTTCCCGGCGACTCACTTCTCTTTATCTCCGGAACTGTTGCAGCAGTTGGAGGGCTCAATATTAGCTTACTTCTGGTTCTCATCACCTCTGCGGCAATTATTGGAGATAACGTAAACTACTTCATCGGGAGGTTTGTTGGTCAGAAAATTCTTGAACTAAACCTACCGATGATCAAAAAAGAGCATCTTGACAAGACCCACGAATACTTTGAAAAATACGGTCCGCTCACTATCATCGTTGCACGTTTTGCACCGTTTGTACGGACATTTACCCCATTTATTGCGGGAATGGGAGCAATGGAATATAAAAAATTCCTTCCATATGATATCTGCGGAGGCATCCTATGGGTCTGTACATTCACTCTAGCTGGATATTTCCTTGGAACTATCCCGGTGATTAAGGAAAATATGTCGCTTGTTGCTCTCATTATCATCGTGATCTCCCTTGGGGCAGTCGGATCCATTGTCCTTGAAATTATTCGCTTTTTAAAGAACTGTATAACCTGTCGAGGAAAGTAA
- a CDS encoding PAS domain S-box protein: protein MLYVDDEQMLLEICKIFLEKTGELQVQTEFSPSRALERIQHEVFDVIVSDYQMPGMDGIEFLKQIRGSGNTIPFIIFTGRGREEVAVAALKEGADFYLQKGGDPTSQFAEMSNHIRQLVRRHRAESALRENEQKYHTLFDSAFDAILLLDNTEIIECNPPTAALFGVPLEAVIGRSPMDFSPEYQEDGSLSKEKGSAQIQKALSGKPLLFEWKHQRADGTVFDSEVSLTRIMVNEKNLLLGIIRDITIRKRSEEELRKKGEELAASYEELLSTEEELQTQYQTIAQNEQALKSNEAKLNAILQGSPIPQFVIDTDHRVIHWNNALVVSTGINESEIIGTDQHWRVFYKDKRPCLADLLLDSHEDHLQEWYDDKVVRSTIVPDAYSGVDFFPHLGKGGIWFSFTATLIRDDTGKVIGALETLEDITSQKLTTLALTDSESQYRGVIENLQDIFYRSDLEGRLVMVSPSVLALMGYKTLEECLGKNISNEFYADPTERDRFIADVYRNGSVSNYLVTLKKHDGTPVPVSTSSHVYYGEDGNPAGIEGTFRDMTEQIETHERLKRNETILSAVINESPVPLFVINSSHQVIYWNKALEKYSNVTADETIGTNHHWRAFYHSERPCLADLLVQEEKDEIPRWYLGKYAPSRLIDGAYEAVDFFPEIGEQGCWLYFTAAPIRGSDGVIIGAVEVLQDISDQKAAEEEIQTLTRFQESIIMSANVWLMVLDKDGKIVIWNHAAEEITGYAGSEVSGRSWIWKALYPDPIYRQSVTSAIFRIINNNLFLQDFQTTILTKTGEQKEILWNTRKLVGSDFSAEEFVAIGIDISGRIRAEQALRDSENTLQAIVKGSPITQFVIDQDHRIIYWNTALEAYSHLTAEEMVGTDQHWRAFYHDKRPCIADLVVDGADATTNTSFPEHYEKSQLIEGGYQAVDFFPTMGGGSWLFITAAPIRDDTGKVIGAVETLEDITERKMVENSLLESEERFRTVFTLANDAIFLFRIINGKPDGFVEVNDTACSLLGYQREELLNLSPSDIFHSDSKAREHNNMSMLQKYGHATYESIILTKAGDPVPVEISSHSYEFRGVQMVLSIGRDISERKRFESAIQNANKKLNLLSSITRHDILNQLTVLSGYLDLSEDVADNDESRGLIAKEKKTADTITRQILFTRDYQTVGIQSPLWQNLSSVIQKAAHLLDTREVTILIDIQNCEIFADPLLEKVFFNLIDNSLRYGKSLTKISFSIEKQEDQTVLICSDDGGGIPLAEKENIFNRRYFSNTGFGLFLSREILFITGLSIIESGEFGVGARFEIVIPPGGIRSL, encoded by the coding sequence GTGCTGTATGTTGATGATGAGCAGATGCTTCTTGAAATCTGCAAAATATTTCTTGAAAAAACCGGAGAACTACAAGTACAAACAGAATTTTCACCCAGTCGTGCTCTTGAGCGTATACAACATGAGGTCTTTGACGTCATTGTTTCTGATTACCAGATGCCTGGAATGGATGGGATCGAGTTTTTAAAACAAATCCGTGGTAGTGGAAACACTATTCCTTTTATAATCTTCACAGGGAGAGGCAGAGAAGAGGTAGCGGTTGCTGCACTAAAAGAAGGTGCAGATTTTTACCTGCAGAAAGGGGGGGACCCCACATCACAATTTGCCGAAATGAGCAACCATATTCGTCAGTTGGTTCGTCGGCATCGGGCTGAATCTGCATTAAGGGAGAACGAACAGAAGTACCATACTCTCTTTGATTCAGCTTTTGATGCAATTCTTCTTCTGGACAATACCGAGATAATTGAATGTAATCCACCTACTGCTGCTTTGTTTGGGGTACCATTGGAAGCGGTCATCGGACGTTCCCCAATGGATTTCTCTCCTGAATATCAGGAAGATGGATCCCTTTCGAAAGAGAAGGGTTCAGCCCAGATACAAAAAGCCCTCTCTGGAAAACCCCTGTTATTTGAATGGAAACACCAACGGGCTGATGGAACAGTATTTGACAGCGAGGTCAGTCTGACCAGGATAATGGTAAATGAAAAAAACCTTCTCCTCGGAATAATTCGTGATATCACTATCCGCAAAAGAAGCGAGGAAGAGTTACGTAAAAAAGGAGAAGAACTCGCAGCCTCATATGAGGAACTTCTCTCAACTGAGGAGGAACTTCAGACACAGTATCAAACAATTGCCCAAAATGAACAGGCACTGAAGTCTAATGAAGCTAAATTAAATGCTATCCTGCAAGGTTCTCCTATTCCTCAGTTTGTGATAGATACTGATCACCGTGTGATTCATTGGAATAATGCCCTTGTTGTTTCAACTGGCATTAATGAATCAGAGATTATTGGAACAGATCAACATTGGCGTGTCTTCTACAAGGATAAGCGGCCTTGTCTTGCTGATCTGCTTCTTGACAGTCATGAGGATCATCTACAGGAATGGTATGATGACAAAGTTGTCAGATCAACAATTGTGCCTGATGCCTATTCAGGTGTTGATTTCTTTCCTCATTTGGGGAAAGGAGGGATTTGGTTCTCTTTTACTGCAACTCTCATCAGGGATGACACTGGGAAAGTAATCGGGGCCCTTGAGACCCTGGAGGATATCACAAGTCAGAAATTGACAACTCTAGCTCTGACAGACAGTGAATCCCAGTACCGGGGCGTTATTGAAAACCTTCAGGACATATTTTATCGAAGCGATCTTGAGGGTCGGCTAGTTATGGTAAGCCCGAGTGTCCTTGCTCTAATGGGGTATAAAACACTGGAAGAATGTCTTGGCAAGAATATCTCTAATGAATTTTATGCAGATCCCACCGAGCGAGACAGGTTCATTGCAGATGTCTATAGAAATGGATCGGTTTCTAACTACCTTGTAACCCTGAAGAAACATGATGGAACTCCGGTTCCTGTATCTACAAGCAGTCACGTCTATTATGGGGAAGATGGAAACCCCGCAGGTATTGAAGGGACTTTTAGGGATATGACTGAGCAGATTGAGACTCATGAACGACTCAAACGAAATGAAACAATCCTTTCTGCAGTGATAAATGAGTCCCCAGTCCCCCTTTTTGTTATAAACAGTAGTCATCAGGTGATCTATTGGAACAAAGCACTTGAGAAATACAGCAATGTAACTGCCGATGAGACCATAGGAACTAATCATCACTGGCGGGCATTTTACCATTCTGAACGTCCCTGTCTTGCAGATCTCCTTGTTCAGGAGGAGAAAGATGAAATACCCCGGTGGTATCTGGGCAAATATGCCCCTTCTAGGCTTATTGACGGTGCTTATGAAGCAGTGGATTTCTTCCCTGAAATTGGTGAACAGGGTTGCTGGCTCTACTTTACTGCTGCTCCTATCCGTGGCTCAGATGGTGTCATCATCGGTGCAGTCGAGGTTTTGCAGGATATTTCTGATCAGAAAGCTGCAGAGGAAGAGATTCAGACATTAACACGGTTCCAGGAAAGTATCATCATGAGTGCCAATGTCTGGTTGATGGTACTAGATAAAGATGGGAAGATTGTGATCTGGAACCATGCCGCTGAAGAGATAACTGGATATGCAGGGAGCGAAGTTTCAGGTCGATCCTGGATATGGAAAGCACTCTATCCTGATCCCATATATCGACAATCGGTGACTTCTGCGATATTCAGAATCATCAATAATAATCTGTTCCTTCAGGATTTTCAAACCACCATCCTGACAAAAACTGGTGAGCAGAAAGAGATTCTATGGAATACGAGGAAACTTGTCGGTTCTGATTTTTCAGCAGAAGAATTTGTAGCCATTGGAATAGATATATCGGGGAGGATTCGTGCCGAACAGGCATTAAGAGATAGTGAGAATACCCTGCAGGCTATCGTAAAAGGTTCACCGATTACTCAGTTTGTGATTGATCAGGACCACCGGATCATCTATTGGAATACAGCTCTCGAGGCTTATTCACACCTTACTGCTGAAGAGATGGTAGGAACTGATCAACACTGGCGTGCTTTTTATCATGATAAACGTCCCTGTATCGCAGATCTGGTAGTAGATGGTGCTGATGCTACAACGAACACCTCTTTTCCTGAACATTATGAAAAATCACAACTCATTGAAGGAGGATATCAGGCGGTGGATTTCTTCCCGACAATGGGTGGAGGTTCATGGCTCTTTATTACCGCTGCCCCGATTAGGGATGATACAGGAAAGGTGATAGGTGCAGTTGAGACCCTGGAAGATATCACTGAACGCAAGATGGTAGAAAACTCCCTACTTGAGAGTGAGGAGCGGTTTAGGACAGTTTTTACTCTTGCAAATGATGCAATTTTCCTATTCAGGATTATTAACGGGAAACCTGATGGGTTTGTTGAAGTGAACGATACCGCTTGTAGTCTGCTTGGATATCAGCGTGAAGAACTTCTTAACCTCTCCCCATCTGATATTTTTCATAGTGATTCGAAAGCTCGTGAACATAATAACATGAGTATGCTTCAGAAATACGGGCATGCAACCTACGAATCTATTATTTTGACAAAAGCAGGTGACCCAGTCCCCGTAGAGATCAGTTCCCATTCATATGAGTTTCGGGGAGTTCAGATGGTTCTCTCAATAGGTCGAGATATTTCTGAAAGAAAAAGATTCGAGTCTGCAATTCAGAACGCAAATAAAAAACTGAATCTTCTATCAAGTATTACCCGTCATGATATTCTCAACCAGTTGACTGTCCTGAGTGGATATCTTGATCTTTCTGAAGATGTAGCAGATAATGATGAGAGCCGGGGACTGATCGCAAAAGAAAAGAAGACTGCTGACACGATAACAAGGCAAATCCTCTTTACCCGTGATTACCAGACTGTTGGAATTCAGTCTCCTTTATGGCAGAATCTCTCTTCAGTGATCCAGAAAGCAGCCCATCTGCTTGACACCAGAGAGGTTACGATATTAATAGATATTCAGAACTGCGAAATATTTGCGGATCCGCTGCTTGAGAAGGTCTTTTTTAATCTGATTGACAATTCTCTCCGGTATGGAAAAAGTTTGACTAAAATCTCCTTTTCCATTGAGAAACAGGAAGATCAGACCGTTTTAATATGTAGCGATGATGGTGGAGGTATTCCTCTGGCAGAGAAAGAGAATATCTTTAATCGACGGTATTTTAGTAATACCGGATTTGGACTCTTCCTCTCCCGTGAGATCCTCTTTATTACCGGATTGTCTATCATAGAGAGCGGAGAATTTGGAGTTGGGGCACGGTTTGAGATTGTAATCCCACCTGGTGGTATCCGCTCCTTGTAG
- a CDS encoding ornithine cyclodeaminase family protein, producing the protein MRYYPAPESSIQMSDVINAVKMAFLDHGNGICTMPPKSYVPLPGGDFRTMPSYLPSLKTAGVKVVNVHPNNRAQGLPTVMGTIILLDPPTGRPVAIFNATGLTNLRTGAAAAVATSTLAPMKQGTLGMIGAGQQARSGLLAIKEVLEIESVRVWSRSLKTAEHLVAEFPTLDITITSPKHTADSDVLLTTTPSVKPVVMNDWISDGTHINAIGADAPGKQELESTLLRRAEIFVDDIEQAIHSGEVNVPISSGFISPDSIRGTLGEVLVGKIQRSSRETVTIFDSTGIAITDLAVASEAVKHGNYIDLPFPTG; encoded by the coding sequence ATGCGATACTACCCGGCACCTGAATCTTCTATCCAGATGTCAGATGTAATAAATGCTGTGAAAATGGCATTTTTGGATCATGGAAACGGAATTTGCACGATGCCACCAAAGAGTTATGTCCCACTTCCAGGTGGAGATTTTAGGACTATGCCATCGTACCTTCCGAGTCTGAAAACTGCCGGTGTGAAGGTGGTGAATGTCCACCCAAATAACAGGGCACAGGGTCTTCCAACTGTGATGGGAACTATCATCCTTCTCGATCCACCAACAGGAAGACCAGTTGCTATCTTTAATGCAACCGGGCTAACTAACCTTCGCACAGGTGCTGCTGCTGCAGTGGCAACAAGTACTCTTGCTCCGATGAAACAAGGAACTCTGGGCATGATTGGCGCAGGACAACAGGCACGGTCAGGCCTTTTAGCTATTAAGGAGGTATTGGAGATAGAATCAGTCAGGGTTTGGTCACGAAGCCTGAAGACAGCAGAACATCTGGTTGCTGAATTCCCGACATTAGATATCACCATAACTAGCCCGAAACATACCGCTGATTCTGATGTACTGTTGACCACGACTCCATCAGTAAAACCTGTTGTTATGAACGATTGGATCTCTGATGGAACCCATATCAATGCAATCGGGGCAGATGCACCAGGAAAACAGGAACTTGAGTCAACTCTTCTTAGAAGAGCTGAAATATTCGTTGATGACATTGAGCAGGCAATTCATTCAGGAGAGGTAAACGTACCAATAAGCAGTGGTTTTATCTCCCCGGATAGTATTAGAGGAACTCTCGGAGAAGTACTGGTTGGAAAAATACAACGAAGTAGCAGAGAGACCGTCACCATATTTGACTCAACCGGGATTGCCATAACCGACCTTGCAGTAGCATCTGAAGCTGTAAAACATGGAAATTACATCGATCTTCCATTCCCGACAGGTTAA